One genomic window of Acidovorax radicis includes the following:
- a CDS encoding I78 family peptidase inhibitor, with protein MTKLPMRTLGAVTLVAMTGCSGYGQPAGGAPAPNAQGNAAAAPVVVCNAQPAQSMVGQNSTATVVESARVRSGAQLARILRPGQIITKEFDPQRLNLDVDANGRILAVRCG; from the coding sequence ATGACCAAACTCCCAATGAGAACCTTAGGCGCCGTGACCCTCGTGGCGATGACCGGCTGCTCGGGCTATGGGCAGCCTGCAGGCGGCGCCCCTGCACCCAATGCCCAAGGCAATGCGGCAGCAGCACCTGTCGTTGTTTGCAACGCACAACCCGCGCAATCGATGGTGGGGCAAAACAGCACGGCGACGGTGGTGGAGTCTGCCCGGGTGCGCTCTGGCGCGCAGTTGGCCCGCATCCTGCGTCCGGGTCAGATCATTACCAAGGAGTTTGATCCACAGCGCCTCAACCTTGACGTGGATGCCAATGGCCGCATTCTGGCGGTGCGCTGCGGCTGA
- the hemW gene encoding radical SAM family heme chaperone HemW, producing the protein MTTIPITPVPPAGDAPAAVRDIQHYMRSGTLQLSSLPPLSLYVHLPWCLKKCPYCDFNSHEYRDDAAGVQGAGAGRTAHVPEQRYIDALMADLEAALPLIWGRTVHSIFIGGGTPSLFAPAAIDQLIGDIRARLRLEPDCEITLEANPGTFEKDRFRAYRAAGVTRLSVGVQSFNDRHLQALGRVHDRDQALAAVQEAAETFDTFNLDIMYGLPGQTLQELEQDMGTALAHKPPHISIYHLTIEPNTYFAKYPPVIPEDDQAYAMLDRITEMTAAGGLARYEISAYARPGHTCFHNTNYWQFGDYLGIGAGAHSKLSFAHRVVRQVRFRDPRLYMDHALAGRAVAQDDDVRRADLPFEYMLNALRLREGFALQDFMARTGLPVTAIAKGLEAAERKGLIERDMARVRPTERGFDFLSDLQELFLAD; encoded by the coding sequence ATGACCACCATCCCCATCACCCCCGTCCCGCCCGCAGGGGACGCGCCTGCGGCGGTGCGTGACATCCAGCACTACATGCGTTCGGGCACGCTGCAGTTGTCCAGCCTGCCGCCCCTGTCGCTGTACGTGCATCTGCCCTGGTGCCTCAAAAAATGCCCTTACTGCGATTTCAATTCGCATGAATACCGCGACGATGCTGCTGGCGTTCAGGGCGCGGGCGCGGGGAGAACAGCCCATGTGCCAGAGCAGCGGTATATCGACGCGTTGATGGCTGACCTGGAGGCCGCCCTGCCATTGATCTGGGGCCGCACCGTGCACAGTATCTTCATTGGTGGTGGCACACCCAGCCTGTTTGCGCCCGCAGCCATTGACCAGTTGATCGGCGACATTCGCGCGCGCTTGCGCCTGGAGCCCGATTGCGAAATCACCCTGGAGGCCAATCCGGGCACTTTTGAGAAAGACCGTTTCCGCGCCTACCGGGCCGCAGGTGTCACGCGGCTGTCGGTGGGGGTACAGAGTTTCAACGACCGGCATCTGCAGGCGCTGGGCCGCGTGCATGACCGCGACCAGGCTCTGGCAGCCGTGCAGGAGGCCGCCGAGACCTTTGACACCTTCAACCTCGACATCATGTATGGGTTGCCAGGCCAGACCCTGCAGGAGCTGGAGCAGGACATGGGGACGGCGCTGGCCCACAAGCCACCGCATATCTCCATCTACCACCTCACCATCGAGCCCAACACCTATTTCGCCAAGTATCCCCCGGTCATTCCCGAAGACGACCAAGCCTACGCCATGCTCGATCGCATCACCGAGATGACGGCAGCGGGGGGCCTGGCGCGGTATGAAATATCGGCCTACGCCCGGCCCGGCCACACCTGTTTTCACAACACCAACTATTGGCAGTTTGGCGACTATCTGGGTATTGGTGCCGGTGCACACAGCAAGCTCAGCTTTGCGCACCGCGTGGTGCGGCAGGTGCGGTTCCGTGATCCACGTTTGTATATGGACCACGCGCTGGCAGGGCGTGCCGTGGCGCAAGACGACGACGTTCGCCGTGCCGATCTACCCTTTGAGTACATGCTCAACGCCCTGCGCCTGCGCGAAGGGTTTGCGCTGCAGGACTTCATGGCCCGCACGGGGCTACCCGTCACGGCCATCGCCAAAGGCCTGGAGGCCGCAGAACGCAAGGGCCTGATAGAGCGCGACATGGCCCGGGTGCGGCCGACTGAGCGTGGGTTTGATTTTCTGAGCGATCTGCAAGAACTATTCCTGGCAGATTGA
- a CDS encoding YicC/YloC family endoribonuclease, protein MPVYSMTGYASAQHGAPATGADTDARAPQSRRLGLEIRSVNSRFLDLSFRLPDELRAMEPVLRSLLTARLKRGKVEVRAALENDDSNTLQDPPARLLQRLNSLQDSIKAWLPSAAPLTVADAMRLCANAHSGTEDWSAAVPALAEEALTALMTAREREGKRLAAMLMDRLKQLRSQAQQAVPMVPLLVEQQRLRFMERWKEAMALTDGAVLPEAARDRALTEATAFAIRIDVAEEVTRLESHLDEIERLLKKGGEVGKRLDFLIQELHREANTLGSKSAALDLTRISVDMKVLIEQMREQVQNIE, encoded by the coding sequence ATGCCAGTTTACAGCATGACCGGATACGCCAGCGCACAGCATGGCGCACCCGCCACTGGCGCTGATACCGACGCCCGCGCACCCCAATCGCGCCGACTGGGGCTGGAAATCCGCTCGGTCAACAGCCGCTTCCTGGATCTTTCATTTCGCCTTCCCGACGAATTGCGCGCCATGGAGCCCGTTCTGCGCAGCTTGCTCACCGCCCGCCTCAAGCGCGGCAAGGTCGAGGTGAGGGCCGCACTCGAAAATGACGACAGCAACACGCTGCAAGACCCGCCCGCGCGGTTGCTGCAGCGTCTGAACTCGTTGCAAGACTCCATCAAGGCTTGGCTGCCAAGTGCTGCGCCCCTTACGGTGGCCGATGCAATGCGCCTGTGCGCCAACGCCCACTCGGGCACCGAAGACTGGAGCGCGGCCGTTCCAGCGCTGGCCGAAGAGGCCCTGACCGCGCTCATGACCGCACGGGAGCGTGAGGGTAAGCGCTTGGCGGCAATGCTCATGGATCGGCTCAAGCAACTTCGCTCACAGGCACAACAAGCCGTGCCGATGGTGCCCCTGCTGGTGGAGCAGCAGCGTCTGCGATTCATGGAGCGCTGGAAGGAAGCCATGGCGCTGACCGATGGAGCCGTATTGCCCGAGGCGGCCCGTGACCGAGCCCTGACCGAAGCCACGGCCTTTGCCATTCGCATTGATGTGGCCGAAGAGGTCACCCGACTGGAATCCCACCTCGACGAAATCGAACGCCTGCTTAAAAAGGGCGGGGAAGTGGGCAAACGTCTGGATTTTCTTATCCAGGAATTGCACCGCGAAGCCAATACCCTGGGCTCCAAATCTGCGGCCTTGGACCTCACCCGCATCAGCGTGGACATGAAGGTACTGATCGAGCAGATGCGAGAGCAAGTGCAAAATATCGAATAA
- the rdgB gene encoding RdgB/HAM1 family non-canonical purine NTP pyrophosphatase — MKIVLASNNRGKLAELQAMFAPLGVELVRQSDLGVGEAPEPFRTFVENALAKARFASAHTGLPALADDAGMCVDAFGGLPGVDTAYYCTRFGYEKSDDNNVRALLEQLQGVTNRRAAMVSTLVAVRSPEDPEPLIAVGRVVGEITAEPRGTNGFGFDPVMFIPEFGKTFAELPVEIKNAHSHRGRAAQQMLTLLRDRWLQTPPTRP; from the coding sequence ATGAAAATTGTTCTTGCATCCAACAACCGCGGCAAACTGGCCGAGCTGCAGGCCATGTTTGCACCGCTGGGCGTGGAACTGGTGCGCCAGTCCGACCTGGGCGTGGGCGAGGCGCCAGAGCCTTTTCGCACCTTTGTCGAGAACGCCCTGGCCAAAGCCCGATTTGCCTCGGCGCACACCGGCTTGCCCGCGCTGGCCGATGACGCAGGCATGTGTGTGGACGCCTTTGGCGGCCTGCCCGGTGTCGATACGGCGTATTACTGCACCCGGTTTGGCTACGAAAAAAGCGACGACAACAACGTGCGCGCGCTGCTGGAGCAATTGCAGGGCGTGACCAACCGGCGTGCTGCCATGGTCAGCACCTTGGTCGCAGTGCGCAGCCCGGAAGACCCGGAGCCCCTGATTGCCGTCGGTCGCGTGGTGGGCGAGATCACTGCGGAGCCCCGCGGCACCAATGGCTTCGGCTTTGATCCTGTGATGTTCATCCCGGAATTTGGCAAAACCTTTGCCGAGTTGCCGGTGGAAATCAAGAATGCCCACAGCCACCGGGGCCGCGCCGCGCAGCAGATGCTGACGCTGTTGCGTGACCGTTGGCTGCAGACGCCTCCAACGCGGCCATGA
- a CDS encoding replication initiation factor domain-containing protein has translation MTNPTPLVLDGNEVKLRLQAERSHTRSSVHIDWLRFTVNLRFAPVSTVEHLFPPAQRDEFDLQSEHQRSEDDRRRDKLCHLLRDIPDPDFAASTQALELANNVCEILGQGFTVDPEMKKGHDFYRHRWSIVRAGVECGWVGFLASGESPRQRAQSKTIHCNLYGVACTFAAPGWSVPMADYVDEHRGLITRCDLALDFFEGISGGMDRIATDYDNGCMDHLGHRPEHNMVGAWRAGGVGRSFYFGSKAAGKQTNVYDKGVQLYGKQDATGWQRIELRYGNQKRLLVTEMLRRPADFFAGASLWHAQMIEEHGSIAIPEPVKTEPRLPLETLLAECTRNARWLFSTAGKSVALALRYMDLETLSSFVEHEAELPGRLSKFKRSEVESVYQKVFKKISGSGAGHTALAY, from the coding sequence ATGACCAATCCCACCCCCCTTGTTCTCGACGGCAACGAAGTGAAGCTCCGCCTCCAGGCTGAGCGCAGTCACACCCGTTCGTCGGTGCATATCGATTGGCTCCGTTTCACCGTCAATCTGCGGTTTGCACCAGTGTCCACCGTTGAGCACCTTTTCCCGCCTGCACAGCGCGATGAATTCGACCTGCAATCAGAGCACCAGCGAAGCGAAGACGACCGCCGTCGAGACAAGCTTTGCCACCTCCTGCGCGACATTCCAGACCCTGATTTTGCCGCCAGCACGCAAGCCCTAGAACTCGCTAACAACGTCTGCGAAATCCTCGGCCAAGGCTTCACTGTTGACCCTGAAATGAAGAAGGGCCACGACTTCTATCGTCATCGCTGGTCCATCGTGCGTGCCGGCGTCGAATGCGGCTGGGTAGGCTTCCTCGCCTCTGGTGAAAGTCCTCGCCAGCGTGCCCAGTCCAAGACCATCCACTGCAACCTGTACGGCGTCGCCTGCACCTTTGCTGCCCCCGGCTGGTCCGTGCCCATGGCTGACTACGTGGACGAACACCGCGGACTGATAACCCGTTGCGACCTCGCCCTCGATTTCTTCGAAGGCATCAGCGGCGGAATGGACCGCATCGCCACCGACTACGACAACGGCTGCATGGACCACCTCGGCCACCGACCCGAACATAACATGGTCGGCGCATGGCGTGCTGGTGGTGTGGGCCGCTCTTTCTACTTCGGCAGCAAAGCCGCAGGTAAACAGACAAACGTCTATGACAAGGGCGTTCAGCTCTACGGTAAACAAGACGCCACCGGCTGGCAACGCATCGAGCTGCGCTATGGCAACCAAAAGCGCCTGTTGGTTACAGAAATGCTCCGCCGCCCCGCTGATTTCTTCGCAGGCGCCAGCCTCTGGCACGCGCAAATGATCGAAGAGCACGGCTCTATCGCAATCCCCGAACCCGTCAAAACAGAGCCACGTCTGCCCCTCGAAACCCTGCTTGCAGAGTGCACACGAAACGCCCGCTGGCTCTTTTCAACGGCTGGCAAGTCCGTTGCTCTCGCGCTCCGTTACATGGACCTGGAAACCCTCAGTTCCTTCGTTGAACACGAAGCAGAGCTGCCCGGTCGCCTGTCGAAATTCAAGCGCTCCGAAGTCGAAAGCGTCTACCAAAAAGTGTTCAAAAAAATCTCGGGCTCCGGTGCTGGCCACACTGCGCTTGCCTACTAA
- the ureG gene encoding urease accessory protein UreG, which translates to MTNTLHHIPNRTKNLPPLRVGIGGPVGSGKTTLLEMLCKTMRDDYDLIAITNDIYTKEDQRLLTVSGALPAERILGVETGGCPHTAIREDCSINLEAIDRMLGEFPNADIVFVESGGDNLAATFSPELSDLTIYVIDVAAGEKIPRKGGPGITKSDLFIINKTDLAPHVGANLEVMHADTTRMRTNAQGLKPFVMTNLKTLAGVADVVKFIETRGMLQKSAPAVS; encoded by the coding sequence ATGACCAACACACTGCACCACATCCCGAACCGCACCAAAAACCTGCCCCCCCTGCGCGTCGGCATCGGCGGCCCCGTGGGCTCCGGCAAGACCACGCTGCTGGAAATGCTGTGCAAGACCATGCGCGATGACTACGACCTCATCGCCATCACCAACGACATCTACACCAAGGAAGACCAGCGCCTGCTCACCGTGAGCGGCGCCCTACCCGCAGAGCGCATCCTGGGCGTGGAAACCGGCGGCTGCCCCCACACCGCCATCCGCGAAGACTGCTCCATCAACCTCGAAGCCATCGACCGCATGCTGGGCGAGTTCCCCAACGCCGACATCGTGTTTGTGGAAAGCGGCGGCGACAACCTGGCCGCCACCTTCAGCCCCGAGCTGAGCGACCTGACCATCTACGTCATCGACGTGGCCGCCGGCGAAAAAATCCCCCGCAAGGGCGGCCCTGGCATCACCAAGAGCGACCTGTTCATCATCAACAAAACCGACCTGGCCCCCCACGTGGGCGCCAACCTGGAGGTAATGCACGCCGACACCACCCGCATGCGCACCAACGCCCAGGGCCTCAAGCCCTTCGTGATGACCAACCTGAAGACCCTGGCCGGCGTGGCTGATGTGGTCAAGTTCATCGAGACCCGAGGCATGCTGCAAAAATCAGCCCCCGCAGTCAGCTAG
- the rph gene encoding ribonuclease PH, with amino-acid sequence MTDFVRTGGRATDALRAVRITRHYTMHAEGSVLIEFGNTKVLCTASVEERVPPHKRGSGEGWVTAEYGMLPRATHTRSDREAARGKQTGRTQEIQRLIGRSLRAVFDLKLLGERTIQLDCDVIQADGGTRTAAITGAWVAAQDAVNQLLASGKITQTPLLQPVAAISVGIVQGTPVLDLEYVEDVGCDTDMNVVMTAAGHFVEVQGTAEGAAFTRAEMDQLLALAEKGIAELVHLQQRALLAPQ; translated from the coding sequence ATGACCGATTTCGTTCGTACCGGAGGGCGGGCAACCGACGCGTTGCGCGCCGTGCGCATTACCCGCCACTACACCATGCACGCCGAAGGCTCGGTACTCATCGAGTTCGGCAACACCAAAGTGCTCTGTACCGCGTCGGTTGAAGAACGCGTGCCGCCCCACAAACGTGGCAGCGGTGAAGGCTGGGTGACGGCCGAATACGGCATGCTGCCGCGCGCCACACACACACGCAGCGACCGCGAGGCCGCCCGGGGCAAACAAACCGGGCGCACACAAGAGATCCAGCGGCTTATCGGCCGCTCGCTGCGCGCAGTGTTTGACCTCAAGCTGTTGGGCGAGCGCACCATTCAGCTCGATTGCGATGTGATCCAGGCCGACGGGGGCACGCGCACCGCCGCCATCACCGGCGCCTGGGTCGCCGCGCAGGATGCGGTCAACCAGTTGCTGGCCAGCGGCAAGATCACGCAGACGCCGTTGCTGCAACCGGTGGCGGCGATTTCTGTGGGCATCGTGCAGGGCACGCCGGTGCTCGATCTGGAATACGTCGAAGACGTGGGCTGCGACACCGACATGAACGTGGTGATGACCGCCGCAGGCCACTTTGTGGAAGTGCAAGGCACGGCAGAGGGCGCGGCTTTTACCCGGGCCGAGATGGACCAACTGCTGGCGCTGGCCGAAAAAGGCATTGCAGAGCTGGTGCACTTGCAACAGCGAGCGCTTCTCGCACCCCAATGA
- the gmk gene encoding guanylate kinase: MDYPGNLIVVAAPSGAGKSSLVKALLELDSHVHPSISHTTRPPRGQEKHGREYFFASESEFDAMIQGNAFVEWAHVHGNRYGTSKKAIEERIAQGTDVILEIDFQGALQIKQAFANAVLVFILPPSWEELRSRLERRGEDSSDVIEVRLKNAAIEMAQVSKFDFVIINELFERALFDLKAVVHAQRLKYVAQRRARADTFQSLNIT, translated from the coding sequence ATGGACTATCCAGGAAATCTCATCGTAGTGGCAGCCCCCAGCGGCGCCGGCAAGTCCAGTTTGGTCAAGGCTCTGCTGGAGCTGGACTCCCACGTTCACCCCTCCATATCGCACACCACCCGGCCTCCCCGCGGCCAGGAGAAACACGGCCGCGAGTATTTCTTTGCGTCGGAGTCCGAATTCGACGCGATGATCCAGGGCAATGCCTTCGTAGAGTGGGCCCATGTGCATGGCAACCGCTACGGCACCTCCAAGAAGGCAATTGAAGAACGCATAGCCCAAGGCACCGATGTGATTCTGGAAATTGACTTCCAGGGGGCCCTGCAGATCAAGCAGGCCTTTGCCAATGCTGTGCTGGTCTTCATCCTGCCGCCCAGCTGGGAAGAACTGCGCTCGCGCTTGGAGCGCCGGGGCGAAGACTCCTCGGATGTCATCGAAGTCCGCCTCAAGAACGCGGCCATAGAGATGGCGCAGGTGAGCAAATTCGACTTCGTTATAATCAATGAGTTGTTTGAGCGCGCGCTTTTCGACCTGAAAGCCGTAGTTCACGCCCAGCGACTCAAGTACGTCGCCCAGCGCCGCGCACGTGCTGACACCTTCCAGTCGCTCAATATCACCTGA
- a CDS encoding PP2C family protein-serine/threonine phosphatase, which produces MKFSVFQISRRGGREKNEDRMGYCYTRESGLFVLADGMGGHPEGEVAAQIALQTISALFQRQAKPQLKDVQEFLSGALLAAHHQILRYATDKGMLDTPRTTLVAAVLQGGTATWIHCGDSRLYMVRDGDLLTRTRDHSYMELRNTPPPGLERINRNVLFTCLGSPTKPIYDITGPVYLEQGDRILLCSDGLWGTLSDEEIAKQLGHHTVSTAVPDLVEDALRKAGESSDNVTVIALEWETPDAFESTQGVSTDSISDGVFASTIQAGPLDGLVDDLDDAAIERSIAEINEAIRRSAARKA; this is translated from the coding sequence ATGAAATTCTCCGTATTCCAGATCAGCCGCCGAGGTGGCCGCGAGAAGAACGAAGACCGCATGGGCTATTGCTACACGCGCGAGTCAGGTCTTTTTGTGCTCGCCGATGGTATGGGTGGTCACCCCGAAGGCGAGGTGGCGGCGCAGATTGCGCTGCAGACCATCTCTGCGCTGTTTCAACGCCAGGCCAAACCCCAGCTCAAGGATGTCCAAGAGTTTCTTTCGGGAGCTCTTTTGGCGGCACACCACCAGATATTGCGCTATGCCACCGATAAGGGCATGCTCGACACCCCTCGCACCACGCTCGTCGCGGCTGTGCTGCAAGGGGGCACCGCTACCTGGATTCACTGTGGCGATTCGCGCCTTTACATGGTTCGCGATGGCGATCTGCTCACCCGCACGCGGGACCATTCCTATATGGAGTTGCGCAACACGCCACCACCCGGCCTGGAGCGCATCAATCGCAACGTGTTGTTCACCTGCCTGGGTTCGCCGACCAAGCCCATCTACGACATCACCGGCCCCGTATACCTGGAGCAGGGCGACCGCATCCTGTTGTGTTCCGACGGCCTGTGGGGCACCTTGAGTGATGAAGAAATCGCCAAGCAGTTGGGGCACCACACGGTCTCGACCGCGGTACCCGATCTCGTGGAAGACGCTTTGCGCAAGGCGGGTGAAAGCAGCGATAACGTCACCGTGATCGCGCTGGAATGGGAAACCCCCGACGCCTTTGAATCCACCCAGGGCGTTTCGACCGACAGCATCAGCGACGGTGTTTTTGCCTCCACCATCCAGGCAGGTCCGCTCGACGGGTTGGTCGATGACCTGGACGATGCCGCCATCGAACGCTCCATTGCCGAGATCAACGAAGCCATTCGCCGCTCTGCGGCGCGCAAGGCGTGA
- the rpoZ gene encoding DNA-directed RNA polymerase subunit omega, with product MARITVEDCLEKIPNRFQLVLAATYRARMLSQGHAPRIESRNKPAVTALREIAEGKVGLEMLKKVPG from the coding sequence ATGGCACGCATCACTGTAGAAGACTGTCTGGAAAAAATCCCCAACCGGTTCCAGCTCGTTTTGGCCGCCACGTACCGCGCTCGCATGCTGAGCCAGGGACACGCACCGCGCATCGAAAGCCGCAACAAACCAGCCGTGACCGCCCTGCGCGAAATCGCTGAAGGCAAAGTGGGCCTGGAAATGCTGAAAAAGGTTCCGGGTTGA
- a CDS encoding serine/threonine protein kinase, with protein MSKIKPAPLPPDTAIGGYRVVRRLSSGGFGVVYLALDAEGQQVAIKEYLPSSLATRVPGELLPKVPSEKLSLYRLGLKSFFEEGRSLAQISHASVVSVLNFFRENETVYMVMNYLEGATLQDFIITARDLKTQKVFRESTIRSLFDEVLRGLRIVHQHKMLHLDIKPANIFVTDDNKAVMIDFGAAREVLSKEGNFIRPMYTPGFAAPEMYRRDSQMGPWTDIYAIGACIYACMQGFPPNEAPQRIDKDRLSLALTKLRGVYSDNLIEVVEWCMALDPLSRPQSVFALQKELSREGERRYTKLTVAEKMRLQLDTLVSDTKKNVQKVGEATGIGAKPK; from the coding sequence ATGTCAAAAATCAAACCGGCCCCGTTGCCGCCCGATACCGCAATTGGCGGCTACCGCGTGGTACGCCGGTTGTCCTCCGGCGGGTTTGGTGTGGTCTATCTCGCCCTCGACGCCGAGGGCCAGCAGGTCGCCATCAAGGAATACCTTCCTTCATCGCTGGCCACGCGCGTCCCTGGCGAGTTGCTGCCCAAAGTGCCCTCCGAAAAGCTTTCGCTCTACCGCCTGGGGCTCAAGAGTTTCTTTGAAGAGGGGCGCTCGCTGGCGCAAATTTCGCACGCCTCTGTGGTGAGCGTGCTCAATTTCTTTCGCGAGAATGAAACGGTTTACATGGTGATGAACTACCTGGAGGGCGCGACCCTGCAGGACTTCATCATCACGGCGCGCGACCTCAAGACGCAGAAGGTTTTTCGCGAGTCCACCATTCGCTCGTTGTTCGACGAGGTGTTGCGCGGCCTGCGCATCGTGCACCAGCACAAGATGCTGCACCTGGATATCAAGCCTGCCAACATCTTCGTCACCGATGACAACAAGGCCGTGATGATCGACTTTGGCGCCGCACGAGAAGTGCTGTCCAAAGAAGGGAATTTCATCCGCCCGATGTATACGCCCGGCTTTGCCGCCCCCGAGATGTACCGGCGCGATTCGCAAATGGGGCCGTGGACCGACATCTACGCCATTGGTGCCTGCATCTACGCCTGCATGCAGGGTTTCCCGCCCAACGAGGCGCCTCAGCGCATCGACAAAGACCGTCTATCGCTGGCGCTGACCAAGCTGCGCGGTGTGTACTCTGACAACCTCATTGAGGTCGTGGAATGGTGCATGGCGCTCGACCCGCTGTCACGTCCCCAGTCGGTGTTTGCCCTTCAAAAAGAACTGTCGCGTGAGGGCGAGCGCCGCTACACCAAGCTCACCGTGGCCGAGAAGATGCGGCTGCAACTGGACACGCTGGTGTCCGACACCAAGAAAAATGTACAAAAGGTCGGTGAAGCCACTGGTATCGGAGCCAAGCCTAAATGA